A single window of Flagellimonas maritima DNA harbors:
- a CDS encoding ATP-grasp domain-containing protein, translating to MAYDIVILTDPRYLSTDPNSVYVENVLLEDKLIADALEKNGLNVTRKSWDDQGFDWKTTNCALFRATWDYFDRFEEFSKWLKRVSDQTNFINSKKLIDWNIDKHYMQDLESNGVKIPKTLFIEKDTITTLTATCSEFKTKFNSNAKSFVLKPCVSGAARHTYKIDADQISGHESIFQEMIASEAMMLQEFQQNIVTHGEISMMVFNGRFTHAVLKIAKDGDFRVQDDFGGTIHTHDPSQEEIGFAEKVVKAAPEMPLYARVDIFKNNQGNWALAELEIFEPELWFRLNPKAAEILAQHIKEQYFP from the coding sequence ATGGCGTACGATATTGTAATTCTGACCGATCCAAGATATTTGTCGACCGATCCCAATAGCGTTTATGTCGAAAATGTACTTTTAGAAGATAAACTTATCGCCGATGCTCTTGAAAAAAATGGCCTAAACGTTACACGCAAATCATGGGACGATCAAGGGTTTGATTGGAAAACAACAAATTGTGCTCTGTTTAGGGCCACTTGGGACTATTTTGATCGTTTTGAAGAATTTTCCAAATGGTTGAAACGTGTATCGGACCAAACCAACTTTATCAATTCAAAAAAACTTATCGACTGGAATATCGATAAGCATTATATGCAGGATCTAGAATCAAACGGTGTTAAGATTCCAAAAACACTTTTTATTGAAAAGGATACAATAACAACATTGACAGCTACCTGTAGTGAATTTAAAACAAAATTTAACTCCAATGCCAAAAGCTTTGTATTGAAACCTTGCGTTTCGGGAGCTGCTCGACACACTTATAAAATTGATGCTGACCAGATCAGTGGGCATGAATCAATTTTTCAGGAGATGATAGCATCCGAAGCAATGATGCTTCAGGAATTTCAACAAAATATTGTAACTCATGGTGAAATATCAATGATGGTTTTTAATGGCCGTTTCACACATGCCGTATTAAAAATTGCCAAAGACGGTGATTTTAGGGTGCAGGACGATTTTGGAGGTACTATCCATACGCATGATCCCTCCCAAGAGGAAATCGGTTTTGCAGAAAAAGTGGTAAAAGCAGCTCCTGAAATGCCCCTTTATGCCCGAGTTGATATTTTTAAGAACAATCAAGGGAACTGGGCACTGGCGGAACTGGAAATTTTTGAACCTGAGCTTTGGTTTAGATTGAACCCAAAAGCAGCAGAAATTTTAGCACAACATATAAAAGAGCAGTATTTCCCATGA